A genomic window from Pseudomonadota bacterium includes:
- a CDS encoding acyl-CoA thioesterase encodes MTQVSARRSPRASRVEMTQLVLPSDANALGTAFGGRIMQWIDIAAAVASRRHAGGVAVTASIDSVQFDQPVYLGDIVVLRASVNRAWRSSMEVGVRVESESDSGARRHAVRAYLTFVAIDEQGRPRAVPIVVPETKEEQRRFAAADERRLARLAARRPRRSVAG; translated from the coding sequence ATGACCCAAGTGTCAGCTCGCCGATCGCCGCGCGCCTCTCGCGTCGAGATGACGCAGCTCGTGCTGCCCAGCGACGCCAATGCGCTCGGCACGGCCTTCGGCGGCCGGATCATGCAGTGGATCGATATCGCCGCGGCGGTGGCCTCGCGTCGGCACGCTGGCGGTGTGGCCGTCACGGCCTCGATCGACAGCGTCCAGTTCGATCAGCCTGTGTATTTGGGGGATATCGTCGTGCTGCGCGCCTCGGTCAACCGGGCCTGGCGCAGCTCGATGGAGGTCGGTGTGCGGGTCGAGTCCGAGTCGGACAGTGGCGCGCGCCGCCACGCCGTGCGGGCCTATCTGACCTTCGTGGCGATCGACGAGCAGGGCCGCCCGCGGGCGGTGCCGATCGTGGTCCCCGAGACGAAGGAAGAGCAGCGTCGCTTCGCTGCTGCGGATGAGCGGCGGCTGGCCCGCCTCGCCGCGCGCCGCCCCCGCAGAAGCGTTGCAGGGTAG